A window of the Henckelia pumila isolate YLH828 chromosome 3, ASM3356847v2, whole genome shotgun sequence genome harbors these coding sequences:
- the LOC140890779 gene encoding probable glutathione S-transferase, translating into MAEVKVFGFWASPYSRRVEMALKLKGVEYEYIEEDLGNSNKSPQLLQYNPVHKKVPVLLHNGKPIAESLVILEYIDETWKDGPSILPKNPYDRAMARFWAKFIDEKCVPAMWKACSSAGEEQEKAKEEAQELLKFLENELKGKKFFGGVDSIGLVDIAANSVGYWYVIIAELVGLKLVTNDNFPNLCSWMDEYVNSSSVKEHLPDREKLTEYFRAHLT; encoded by the exons ATGGCGGAAGTGAAGGTATTCGGTTTTTGGGCAAGCCCATATAGCCGCAGAGTCGAAATGGCGCTGAAACTGAAAGGTGTCGAATACGAATACATAGAAGAAGATCTAGGCAACAGCAACAAGTCCCCGCAGCTTCTTCAATACAATCCAGTCCACAAAAAAGTTCCAGTGCTGCTGCACAATGGTAAGCCCATTGCGGAGTCATTGGTGATTCTTGAATATATCGACGAAACTTGGAAAGATGGGCCATCCATCTTGCCCAAGAATCCTTATGACAGAGCCATGGCGCGTTTTTGGGCTAAATTTATAGATGAAAAG TGCGTGCCGGCTATGTGGAAGGCTTGCTCGAGTGCAGGGGAGGAGCAAGAGAAAGCCAAGGAAGAAGCACAAGAGCTGCTAAAATTTCTTGAGAATGAGCTAAAAGGCAAGAAATTCTTCGGGGGAGTTGATAGCATCGGGCTAGTCGATATTGCTGCCAATTCCGTCGGCTATTGGTATGTGATCATCGCTGAATTGGTAGGACTGAAACTCGTAACAAATGACAATTTCCCAAATCTGTGTTCATGGATGGACGAGTACGTCAACTCGAGCTCTGTGAAGGAACATCTGCCTGATCGGGAGAAACTGACCGAGTATTTCAGGGCTCATTTAACATGA